A genomic region of Gemmata massiliana contains the following coding sequences:
- a CDS encoding helix-turn-helix domain-containing protein, which yields MTVKEAADRIGISQSLVYALCHESILAHTRHGRPGCRGTIRISEDAVVAYLAASARVAP from the coding sequence ATGACGGTCAAAGAAGCTGCCGACCGGATCGGAATATCGCAGAGCCTCGTCTACGCCTTATGCCACGAGAGCATTCTGGCCCACACCCGGCACGGTCGACCGGGGTGCCGGGGGACGATCCGAATTTCCGAAGACGCGGTTGTGGCGTACCTGGCGGCGAGCGCTCGCGTCGCGCCGTAA